One Chrysiogenia bacterium genomic window carries:
- a CDS encoding DUF427 domain-containing protein, whose product MPKAIWNGQVLASSDKTIVVEDNHYFPPDSVHMKYFKPSETHTTCGWKGTASYYTVEVDGEQNIDAAWYYPDPMEKALHIRDYVAFWRGVSVEP is encoded by the coding sequence ATGCCCAAGGCAATCTGGAACGGACAGGTCCTGGCCAGCTCGGACAAGACGATCGTGGTTGAGGACAACCATTACTTCCCGCCCGATTCGGTCCACATGAAATACTTCAAGCCCAGTGAGACTCACACCACCTGCGGGTGGAAGGGCACGGCTAGCTACTACACGGTTGAAGTCGATGGCGAACAGAACATCGACGCCGCCTGGTACTATCCCGATCCGATGGAGAAGGCCCTGCACATCAGGGACTACGTTGCCTTCTGGCGCGGCGTGAGCGTTGAGCCCTAG